Proteins encoded in a region of the Flavobacteriales bacterium genome:
- a CDS encoding CCA tRNA nucleotidyltransferase, translating into MKLLGNKALKEAVSGEIFRVVSECATELNQPVYVIGGYVRDLFLERPSKDIDFVIAGSGVELAELVAKKLNADNLSVFKNFGTAMIKHKAYELEFVGARKESYNRNSRKPIVEDGTLEEDQERRDFTINAMAISLNQENYGELVDPFNGLKDLEAKILKTPLDPSITFSDDPLRMMRAVRFASQLNFNVAPEVFDSIISNKKRIEIISQERITEELNKMILSQHPSKGFKILFKTGLLHLIFPEMAALQGVDVVNGRGHKDNFYHTLGVLDNILPHTQSLWLRWAAILHDIAKPPTKKYLPKQGWTFHGHEDKGARMIPGIFKRMKLPLDAKMKYVQKLVRLHLRPIALTKEEITDSALRRILFEAGEDIDDLMTLCKADITSKNEEKVRRFRANFEKVEQKLKEVEEKDKLRNWQPPISGEVIIKTFNLKPNKIIGDIKLAIREAILDGKIENTYEAAFEFMLEKGKELNLEAVEN; encoded by the coding sequence TTGAAATTATTAGGAAATAAAGCGTTAAAAGAAGCTGTCTCGGGAGAAATTTTTCGAGTGGTTTCCGAATGTGCAACAGAATTAAATCAACCAGTTTATGTAATTGGAGGTTACGTTCGTGACTTGTTTTTAGAAAGACCAAGCAAGGATATTGATTTTGTTATTGCAGGAAGTGGAGTTGAATTGGCCGAATTGGTTGCAAAAAAATTAAATGCTGATAATTTATCCGTTTTTAAAAATTTTGGGACGGCTATGATTAAGCATAAAGCTTATGAATTGGAGTTTGTTGGAGCCCGAAAAGAATCTTATAATCGCAATTCAAGAAAGCCTATTGTTGAAGATGGTACATTAGAAGAGGATCAAGAAAGAAGGGATTTTACCATTAACGCCATGGCTATTAGCCTAAATCAAGAAAACTATGGCGAATTGGTAGATCCATTTAATGGTTTAAAAGATTTGGAGGCTAAAATTCTAAAAACACCATTAGATCCATCGATCACATTTTCCGATGACCCATTAAGAATGATGCGTGCCGTTCGTTTTGCTTCACAGCTCAATTTTAACGTCGCTCCCGAAGTCTTTGATTCTATTATTAGTAATAAAAAAAGAATCGAAATTATTTCTCAAGAAAGAATTACTGAAGAATTAAATAAAATGATTCTTTCACAACATCCATCAAAAGGATTTAAAATTTTGTTTAAAACGGGATTGTTACATTTGATTTTTCCAGAAATGGCAGCTTTACAAGGGGTAGATGTAGTTAATGGAAGAGGACATAAAGATAATTTTTATCATACATTAGGTGTGTTAGATAATATTTTACCACATACACAAAGCCTGTGGTTAAGGTGGGCTGCAATTTTACATGACATTGCTAAGCCTCCAACTAAAAAATATTTACCTAAACAAGGCTGGACTTTTCATGGGCATGAAGATAAAGGTGCTAGAATGATCCCTGGAATTTTTAAACGAATGAAATTACCTTTAGATGCTAAAATGAAGTATGTGCAAAAATTGGTACGCTTACATTTAAGACCTATAGCATTGACTAAAGAAGAGATTACAGATTCAGCGTTGAGAAGAATATTATTTGAAGCAGGAGAGGACATAGATGATTTGATGACGCTGTGTAAGGCGGATATTACTTCAAAAAATGAAGAGAAAGTTCGACGTTTTCGAGCTAATTTTGAAAAGGTAGAACAAAAATTAAAAGAGGTTGAAGAAAAAGATAAATTAAGAAATTGGCAACCTCCTATCTCTGGAGAAGTCATCATTAAGACGTTTAACCTCAAACCCAATAAAATTATTGGAGATATCAAGTTGGCAATACGAGAGGCAATTTTAGATGGAAAAATTGAAAACACGTATGAAGCAGCTTTTGAATTTATGTTAGAAAAAGGAAAGGAGTTAAACCTTGAAGCAGTAGAAAATTAA
- a CDS encoding L-threonylcarbamoyladenylate synthase — protein sequence MKEEVEIAIEVLENKGTIVYPTDTIWGIGCDATSAEAVEKIFEVKGRSKEKSLIILLDDDRKLNKYIREIPEVAWDILDHANTPTTIVYPGAINLPKQLIAKDGSVAIRIVKEGFAYELIKKFKKPIVSTSANISGELSPTNREDISDNVLKKVNHVVNLPSNSKNRKSSSILKLQIDGQIEIIRK from the coding sequence ATGAAAGAAGAAGTTGAAATTGCTATTGAAGTTCTTGAAAATAAAGGGACAATTGTTTATCCTACAGATACGATTTGGGGGATAGGATGTGATGCAACATCTGCAGAAGCTGTTGAAAAAATATTCGAAGTTAAAGGAAGATCTAAAGAAAAAAGTCTGATTATTCTATTAGACGATGACCGAAAACTGAATAAATACATCAGAGAAATTCCTGAAGTTGCTTGGGATATTTTAGATCATGCGAATACACCAACGACTATCGTTTATCCAGGAGCAATTAATTTGCCTAAGCAACTAATCGCAAAGGATGGAAGTGTAGCGATAAGAATTGTTAAGGAAGGGTTTGCTTATGAGTTAATTAAAAAGTTTAAAAAACCAATTGTTTCGACTTCAGCAAATATATCTGGAGAACTTTCGCCAACAAATAGAGAAGATATTTCTGATAATGTTTTAAAAAAGGTAAACCATGTTGTAAATTTGCCATCCAATTCAAAAAACAGGAAGTCATCTTCTATTCTTAAATTACAAATCGACGGACAAATTGAAATTATTAGGAAATAA
- a CDS encoding citrate synthase produces MSEIAKITLDGETHELPVIVGSENEKAIDISKLRGKTGYVTIDPGFKNTGSTTSAITFLNGEDGILRYRGYPIEQLAEKASFLEVAYLLIYGDLPKKAELEAFENEITRHTMVHEDMKTLLRAFPAGAHPMGVAASLIVSLSTFYPESQDPNRDKEAVDLSIVRLLAKLPTIAAWSHKFSERHPVIYPKNKYNYVENFLNMMFELPTEEYKVDPIVAKALNTLLILHADHEQNCSTSTVRVVGSSQANLYASVGAGISALWGPLHGGANQAVIEMLEAIRKDGGDIDKWIAKAKDKEDPFRLMGFGHRVYKNFDPRATIIKKAADDVLKALGINDPVLDIAKQIEEIALKDEYFVKRGLYPNVDFYSGIIYRAIGIPTEMFTVMFAIGRLPGWIAQWKEMLEDKSPIGRPRQIYTGANVRDYVELENR; encoded by the coding sequence ATGAGCGAAATAGCAAAAATTACACTAGATGGGGAAACTCATGAATTACCAGTTATTGTAGGGTCAGAAAATGAAAAGGCAATCGATATTTCTAAGTTGAGAGGGAAGACTGGTTATGTAACAATTGATCCAGGATTTAAAAATACAGGATCTACTACTAGTGCAATTACTTTCTTAAACGGTGAAGATGGAATCTTAAGATATAGAGGTTATCCAATTGAGCAGTTAGCAGAGAAAGCGTCGTTTTTAGAGGTTGCTTATTTATTGATTTATGGAGATTTACCTAAAAAAGCAGAGTTAGAGGCTTTTGAAAACGAGATTACTCGTCATACAATGGTACATGAAGATATGAAAACTTTATTGAGAGCTTTTCCAGCTGGAGCACATCCAATGGGAGTAGCAGCATCTTTAATTGTATCTTTATCTACTTTTTATCCAGAATCTCAAGACCCTAATAGAGACAAAGAGGCTGTTGATTTATCAATTGTACGTTTATTAGCTAAATTACCAACAATTGCAGCTTGGTCTCATAAATTCTCTGAAAGACATCCAGTAATTTATCCTAAAAATAAATACAACTATGTTGAGAATTTCTTAAACATGATGTTTGAGTTACCAACTGAAGAATATAAAGTTGATCCTATAGTTGCTAAAGCATTAAATACATTGTTAATTTTACATGCAGATCACGAGCAAAACTGTTCAACTTCAACAGTAAGAGTTGTTGGTTCTTCTCAAGCAAACTTATATGCTTCTGTTGGAGCTGGTATTTCTGCTTTATGGGGACCACTTCATGGTGGAGCTAACCAAGCAGTGATTGAAATGTTAGAAGCAATCAGAAAAGATGGAGGAGATATTGATAAATGGATTGCTAAAGCAAAAGATAAAGAAGATCCGTTTAGATTAATGGGATTCGGACATAGAGTTTACAAAAACTTTGATCCTAGAGCTACAATCATCAAGAAAGCTGCTGATGATGTATTAAAAGCATTAGGAATTAATGATCCTGTATTAGATATCGCTAAACAAATTGAAGAAATAGCGTTGAAAGATGAGTATTTCGTTAAGAGAGGTTTATATCCAAATGTAGATTTCTACTCTGGAATTATATACAGAGCAATAGGAATTCCAACTGAAATGTTTACAGTAATGTTTGCTATTGGTCGTTTACCAGGTTGGATTGCACAATGGAAAGAAATGTTAGAAGACAAGTCTCCAATTGGTAGACCTAGACAAATTTATACTGGTGCTAATGTAAGAGATTACGTAGAATTAGAAAACAGATAG
- a CDS encoding multidrug effflux MFS transporter, whose product MIKNNPFPGQKEFIVIVALMMALVALAIDMMLPALPKIGAELGVVNSNDNQLIISFLFLGIAFGQLVYGPMSDSYGRKFSIYIGFAFFLIGCMMSLFSNTLFYMLLGRFIQGFGLAGPRIISVALVRDRYLGEDMARIMSVVMAIFIIVPILAPALGQYVLNFATWKTIFISFIVYALILLIWFAVRMPETLKKEHAHAFSLNRVVLAAKEVFNNRVAVGYTLAAGCMSGMFLAYLNSSQQLFQETYKMGELYAVIFALLAFAVGIGSFLNGQVLVKRHGMRKMVRFASSMILLLSITYYGVVFWASGVPELWTLLSFFVLTLFHMGILFGNLNSLAMEPLGHIAGVGSTIVGALSTFISVPFGIWIGLSFDGTVAPLILGFVVLGGLTFTAVFWAGKENNMPINR is encoded by the coding sequence ATGATAAAAAATAACCCGTTTCCAGGCCAGAAAGAGTTTATTGTAATCGTAGCTTTAATGATGGCTTTAGTTGCTCTTGCCATCGATATGATGTTACCTGCTTTACCTAAAATAGGAGCGGAATTAGGCGTCGTCAATAGCAATGATAATCAATTAATTATTTCATTTTTGTTTTTAGGAATTGCTTTCGGACAATTGGTGTATGGACCAATGTCAGATAGTTACGGAAGGAAGTTTTCTATCTATATTGGATTTGCCTTTTTCTTGATAGGATGTATGATGTCTTTGTTTTCTAACACGTTGTTTTATATGTTGTTAGGTAGGTTTATTCAAGGCTTTGGTTTAGCAGGTCCACGAATCATAAGTGTAGCGTTAGTAAGGGATAGGTATCTAGGAGAAGACATGGCTAGAATAATGTCAGTAGTGATGGCTATTTTTATTATTGTGCCCATTTTAGCTCCAGCATTAGGCCAATATGTTTTAAATTTTGCAACTTGGAAAACAATCTTTATATCGTTTATTGTCTATGCCCTTATTCTTTTGATATGGTTTGCTGTTAGAATGCCAGAAACGTTAAAAAAAGAACATGCACATGCTTTTTCATTGAATAGAGTAGTATTGGCTGCTAAAGAGGTGTTTAATAATCGAGTAGCTGTAGGTTATACATTAGCTGCTGGTTGTATGTCGGGAATGTTTTTGGCGTATTTAAATTCTTCTCAACAATTGTTTCAGGAAACGTATAAAATGGGGGAGTTATACGCTGTTATTTTCGCATTATTGGCATTTGCTGTAGGAATAGGTTCTTTTCTAAACGGTCAAGTATTGGTCAAAAGACATGGAATGCGTAAGATGGTACGGTTTGCTTCTTCAATGATCTTGCTGTTGTCAATCACCTATTATGGAGTGGTTTTTTGGGCAAGTGGAGTCCCCGAACTTTGGACATTGTTAAGCTTTTTTGTGTTGACACTTTTTCACATGGGAATCTTATTTGGTAACTTAAACTCATTAGCAATGGAGCCTTTAGGTCATATTGCAGGAGTAGGTTCTACAATTGTCGGAGCATTATCAACATTTATCTCTGTGCCATTTGGAATATGGATAGGGTTAAGTTTTGATGGTACTGTAGCTCCTTTAATTCTTGGTTTTGTCGTTTTAGGAGGATTAACTTTTACAGCAGTTTTTTGGGCTGGAAAGGAAAATAATATGCCAATAAACAGATAA
- a CDS encoding DNA topoisomerase 3, whose amino-acid sequence MKLCIAEKPSVAKDIAQVIGAKSRMDGYYEGNGYLVSWTFGHLCELNEPHEYTEKWKYWDLKTLPMIPAKFSIKVKDDSGIQKQFNTIKNLVERCEEVINCGDAGQEGELIQRWVLTKSQSQKPLKRLWISSLTEEAIKEGFENLEPGEKYNNLYAAGSARAIGDWLLGMNATRLFTLRFAKKGQVLSIGRVQTPTLAMIVKRQLEIENFVSTKYWELKTEYRGVLFSSTKGKIKTLEKGEEFIKAIQEEEFEIVSYTQKEGKELPPRLFDLTSLQVEANKKIGLSAEQTLNTIQNLYEKKLVTYPRVDTTYLPDDIYPKIPGILNQLTHYSRFTEALKGKKIRKSKKVFDNKKVTDHHAIIPTGVTPSGITPQEQKIYDMITRRFIAVFYPDCIVSNTTVLGKVQELDFKATGRQILDKGWRIVFEDDSKAVDEDKKEQLMPTFEQGERGPHKPQLQEKDTRPPAYYTEATLLRAMETAGKQVDDDELRDLMKENGIGRPSTRANIIETILRRNYIKKEKKRIVATQTGVHLISLINNELLKSAELTGQWERKLREIEKGAYKVDDFKQELFEMVNLLVHEVKHQPIEKMPTICPKCNKGHMLRGKTAWGCSDWKNGCKFTMPFQFKNIQLSSRDMESLIQDKKSRNRYRIGKSEDLQYIVLTDKLKLKIEE is encoded by the coding sequence ATGAAACTTTGTATAGCAGAGAAACCGAGTGTAGCCAAAGATATAGCTCAAGTTATTGGGGCTAAAAGTCGTATGGATGGTTATTATGAGGGGAATGGCTATTTAGTCAGCTGGACATTTGGGCACCTTTGTGAACTTAATGAACCGCATGAGTATACTGAAAAGTGGAAATATTGGGATTTAAAAACACTTCCAATGATTCCAGCTAAGTTTTCCATAAAGGTGAAAGATGATAGTGGAATTCAAAAACAATTCAATACCATTAAAAACTTAGTAGAAAGATGCGAAGAGGTAATTAATTGTGGCGATGCTGGACAAGAGGGAGAATTGATTCAAAGATGGGTATTGACCAAGAGTCAATCGCAAAAACCCTTAAAAAGACTTTGGATTTCATCGCTAACTGAAGAAGCGATTAAGGAAGGTTTTGAAAACCTTGAACCTGGAGAGAAATACAATAATTTATATGCAGCAGGATCTGCTAGAGCCATAGGAGATTGGCTATTAGGGATGAATGCTACCCGTTTATTTACATTGCGTTTTGCTAAAAAAGGACAGGTACTTTCTATAGGTAGAGTTCAAACTCCAACTTTAGCTATGATTGTCAAAAGACAATTAGAAATAGAAAACTTTGTGTCAACTAAATATTGGGAACTCAAAACAGAGTACAGAGGAGTACTTTTTTCAAGTACAAAAGGTAAAATAAAGACACTTGAAAAAGGAGAGGAGTTCATTAAGGCAATTCAGGAAGAAGAATTTGAAATTGTAAGCTATACGCAAAAAGAAGGAAAAGAACTTCCTCCACGTCTTTTTGATTTGACCTCATTACAAGTAGAAGCGAATAAAAAAATCGGATTGTCAGCAGAACAAACGTTAAATACAATACAGAATTTATACGAAAAAAAATTAGTAACCTATCCAAGGGTGGATACAACGTACTTACCCGATGATATCTATCCTAAAATACCTGGTATATTAAATCAGCTAACACATTATAGCCGATTTACAGAAGCCTTAAAAGGAAAGAAAATTAGAAAATCAAAAAAAGTATTTGATAATAAAAAGGTTACGGATCACCACGCTATCATACCTACAGGGGTAACACCTTCTGGGATCACGCCACAAGAACAGAAGATCTACGATATGATTACACGTAGATTTATTGCCGTCTTCTATCCAGATTGTATCGTCAGTAATACTACTGTATTAGGAAAGGTGCAAGAACTTGATTTCAAGGCAACTGGTAGGCAGATTTTAGATAAAGGTTGGAGAATTGTTTTTGAAGATGATTCTAAAGCTGTAGATGAAGATAAAAAGGAGCAACTAATGCCTACTTTCGAACAGGGAGAACGTGGACCTCATAAACCTCAATTACAAGAAAAAGATACGCGCCCACCAGCATATTATACAGAGGCTACACTGTTGAGGGCAATGGAGACAGCTGGTAAACAAGTTGACGATGATGAATTAAGAGATTTAATGAAAGAGAATGGTATTGGTAGACCATCAACAAGGGCAAATATCATCGAAACCATCTTACGAAGAAACTACATCAAAAAAGAAAAGAAAAGGATTGTAGCAACACAAACAGGTGTTCATCTAATTTCTTTAATTAATAATGAATTGTTAAAGTCGGCTGAGTTAACAGGACAATGGGAGCGGAAATTGAGAGAAATAGAAAAAGGAGCTTATAAAGTAGATGATTTTAAGCAGGAGCTATTTGAAATGGTGAACTTATTGGTGCACGAAGTAAAACATCAACCCATTGAGAAAATGCCAACAATTTGTCCTAAATGTAATAAAGGGCACATGTTAAGAGGAAAGACAGCCTGGGGATGTAGTGATTGGAAAAATGGCTGTAAATTTACCATGCCTTTTCAGTTTAAAAATATACAACTTTCTAGTAGAGATATGGAAAGTTTAATTCAAGACAAGAAGTCTAGAAATCGATATCGTATAGGGAAATCAGAGGATTTACAGTATATTGTTTTAACTGATAAATTAAAGTTAAAGATAGAAGAATAA
- a CDS encoding nucleoside triphosphate pyrophosphohydrolase family protein: protein MEKLLLQDCINAVKGFHEAFKIGNEEEPIAEIKESDYVLRHKLMQEENDEYLDAAKNGDLTEIADACGDMLYILCGTLLKHGLQYKIEEVFTEIQKSNMSKLDKNGNPIYREDGKVMKSDQYFKPNIEAILQK, encoded by the coding sequence ATGGAAAAATTATTATTACAAGATTGTATCAATGCTGTTAAAGGTTTTCATGAAGCATTTAAAATAGGGAATGAAGAAGAACCTATAGCTGAAATTAAAGAAAGTGATTACGTTTTACGTCATAAACTGATGCAGGAAGAAAATGATGAGTATTTAGATGCAGCTAAGAATGGAGACTTAACTGAAATTGCTGATGCATGTGGTGATATGTTATATATTTTATGTGGAACCTTGTTGAAACATGGATTACAATATAAAATTGAAGAAGTTTTTACCGAAATTCAAAAGAGTAACATGAGTAAATTGGATAAAAATGGAAATCCAATTTACAGAGAAGATGGAAAAGTCATGAAATCAGATCAATATTTTAAACCTAACATTGAAGCAATACTTCAAAAATAA
- a CDS encoding DUF1599 domain-containing protein, which produces MEQTLNQYDKQFEKCKELFKKKTIDYGTAWRILRPASLTDQIFIKANRIRTIQETGETKVDEGIEPEFIGIVNYCIMALIQLEIEDTAALELPADQTIELYQQYAKNVRDLMIAKNHDYGEAWRDMRIPSLTDLILMKILRTKQIEDNKGQTLVSEGIDANYYDMINYALFALILMEEEK; this is translated from the coding sequence ATGGAACAAACTTTAAATCAGTACGATAAGCAATTTGAGAAGTGTAAAGAGTTATTTAAAAAAAAGACCATTGATTATGGAACTGCTTGGAGAATACTAAGACCGGCATCTTTAACAGATCAAATTTTTATCAAAGCCAATCGAATTAGAACCATTCAGGAAACTGGTGAGACAAAAGTAGATGAGGGGATTGAACCTGAATTTATTGGTATTGTTAACTATTGCATCATGGCGTTAATTCAATTAGAAATTGAAGACACAGCAGCATTAGAATTGCCAGCAGATCAAACGATTGAGTTGTATCAACAATACGCCAAGAATGTAAGAGACTTAATGATCGCGAAAAATCATGATTATGGTGAAGCATGGAGAGATATGAGAATACCTTCACTTACTGATTTAATCTTGATGAAGATATTAAGAACAAAGCAAATAGAAGATAATAAAGGCCAAACATTAGTCTCAGAAGGGATTGACGCCAATTATTATGATATGATTAACTATGCTTTGTTTGCACTTATTTTAATGGAAGAAGAAAAATAA
- a CDS encoding insulinase family protein — translation MKVISVIVFVSIVFNSYGQTILKDYKNDPIGLKETVLSNGMRVLLVENHDKPEIYGSIVVNVGSKDDPQDNTGMAHYLEHMLFKGTQEMGTTDYKREKVHLDSITTLYDVLKKETDPAKIKELHQKITEQSELANAYAIPNEYDKIMAEIGAVDVNAMTGIDHTSYFGTFPKNQLERWLEISVHRMEKPVFRLFQLELEAVYEESNMYAADPYSRLFEEFFKGIFDGSSYAEKILGRTEHLKKPSLSAMYDYFYTYYKANNMALVLVGDFDAETVLPMIEKKLLRLPHSSMIPTKKHQLNPLNGKVEKKISITPYKEIMYGYRTVGIKDVNEPKAELMVGLLSNQNNTGFIDQLYLNDKIMYGEAYTYFLEDFGIIGIDASPKLIGQSFSQVDDLVEAELKKLKQGDFSEESLEVLKRNIRKERDYYTEDNEEIGSLLGDYFTQGFNWEQVINYNKELAHITKKDIIEYANKIFGENYFALYSNKGKNNVEKLMKPPFKAIPKLKTESSDFYTVIQKKKPQKTTFNYIDFASAVEEQVLTDGTRLITTKNPRNNLFEITFKWDIGNYSNAKVELLTSYLNRVGTNKQAVNELKKAFQYLNSDYTFWSDERFFYFNVKGEESYLAQTLKLVNTFLNDIETNESVLKTIREEKKSDLKLKKATPKDILMALQEYAVYDSNSVFLKQLTHHEIKKIKAPAYVELFSEVQSRKLTINYIGNDKNVRASLEKNGIGTKDIELKPNDDGYVKRKIRPIKQNKVYFLPNKYTAQSLIYFTVDMGDVPLEEHYKLYAFNEYFGKGMGSLVFQELRERRALAYRVSGGCRNGIFGNNEEFHGVVGCQSDKTIEALNVYMGLINELPLKSERIETIKSGIIQSSMASRPGFRNISNQIERWKEQGYTQDPNYIFRNKIRQLTFEEMIAFYETYIKGKPINISIVGDKKRINFKELANFGEIIELKTTDIFVE, via the coding sequence ATGAAAGTGATAAGTGTTATTGTTTTTGTAAGTATAGTTTTTAACAGTTATGGGCAAACTATATTGAAAGATTATAAAAACGACCCAATAGGGCTAAAAGAAACTGTGTTGTCTAATGGAATGCGCGTACTGTTAGTTGAGAATCACGATAAACCCGAAATTTATGGAAGTATTGTAGTAAATGTAGGGAGTAAGGATGATCCACAAGATAATACAGGAATGGCTCATTATCTCGAACACATGTTGTTCAAGGGAACTCAAGAAATGGGGACAACAGATTACAAAAGAGAAAAAGTACATTTAGACAGTATAACAACACTTTATGATGTACTAAAAAAAGAAACTGACCCTGCTAAAATTAAAGAACTTCATCAAAAAATTACTGAGCAGTCAGAGTTGGCCAATGCCTATGCTATACCCAATGAATACGATAAGATAATGGCAGAAATAGGTGCAGTTGATGTAAATGCAATGACCGGAATTGATCATACCTCTTACTTTGGGACTTTTCCAAAAAATCAATTAGAAAGATGGTTGGAAATATCAGTTCATCGTATGGAAAAACCAGTATTTAGGTTGTTTCAATTAGAACTGGAAGCCGTTTATGAAGAAAGTAATATGTATGCTGCTGACCCTTATTCTAGGTTGTTCGAAGAATTTTTTAAAGGAATTTTTGATGGAAGTTCTTATGCAGAGAAAATTTTAGGAAGAACAGAACATTTAAAAAAGCCATCACTATCGGCAATGTACGATTACTTTTATACCTATTACAAAGCCAATAATATGGCCTTGGTTTTGGTAGGGGATTTTGATGCCGAAACCGTTTTACCAATGATTGAAAAAAAGTTGTTAAGATTACCTCATTCATCAATGATTCCTACAAAAAAACATCAGCTCAACCCTCTGAATGGGAAAGTAGAAAAAAAAATAAGCATTACTCCTTATAAAGAAATAATGTATGGTTATAGAACAGTTGGAATTAAAGATGTGAATGAACCTAAAGCCGAGTTAATGGTAGGGTTATTGTCTAATCAAAATAATACAGGATTTATTGATCAATTGTACCTGAATGATAAAATAATGTATGGGGAAGCTTATACCTATTTCTTGGAAGATTTTGGTATTATTGGAATTGATGCATCACCTAAATTAATTGGACAATCATTTTCCCAAGTGGATGATTTAGTTGAGGCGGAGTTGAAAAAACTGAAACAAGGCGATTTTTCTGAAGAATCGTTAGAAGTTTTAAAAAGGAATATTAGAAAAGAAAGAGATTATTACACAGAGGATAATGAAGAAATAGGAAGTTTGTTAGGAGACTATTTTACTCAAGGTTTTAATTGGGAACAAGTGATCAATTACAATAAAGAGTTAGCACACATTACTAAAAAAGATATTATTGAATATGCAAATAAAATTTTTGGAGAAAATTATTTCGCTTTGTATTCAAATAAAGGTAAAAATAATGTTGAAAAATTAATGAAGCCACCATTTAAAGCTATACCTAAATTAAAAACAGAATCATCTGATTTTTATACAGTGATTCAAAAGAAAAAACCTCAGAAAACAACATTTAATTACATTGACTTTGCTTCAGCTGTAGAAGAGCAGGTTTTAACAGATGGAACACGTTTAATCACCACAAAAAATCCTAGAAATAACCTTTTTGAAATAACCTTTAAATGGGATATAGGGAATTATTCCAATGCTAAAGTTGAATTATTGACTAGCTATCTTAATAGAGTGGGAACGAATAAACAAGCAGTTAATGAATTAAAAAAAGCGTTTCAATACCTTAATTCAGATTATACTTTTTGGTCAGATGAACGGTTCTTTTATTTCAATGTAAAAGGAGAGGAGTCTTATTTAGCACAAACATTAAAGTTAGTCAATACCTTCCTTAATGATATTGAAACCAATGAAAGTGTATTAAAAACAATTAGGGAAGAAAAAAAATCTGATTTAAAATTAAAAAAAGCAACCCCTAAAGATATTTTAATGGCACTTCAGGAGTATGCTGTCTATGATTCTAATTCTGTTTTTCTAAAACAGTTAACCCATCACGAAATCAAAAAAATAAAAGCACCAGCTTATGTCGAGCTTTTTTCAGAGGTTCAATCAAGAAAATTAACCATCAATTATATTGGTAATGATAAAAATGTGAGAGCAAGCCTGGAAAAGAATGGCATAGGAACAAAAGACATAGAATTAAAACCAAATGACGATGGTTATGTAAAGAGGAAAATAAGACCGATCAAACAAAATAAGGTTTATTTTTTACCGAATAAATATACCGCTCAATCACTTATATATTTTACCGTAGATATGGGGGATGTACCTTTGGAAGAGCACTATAAACTTTATGCTTTTAATGAATATTTTGGAAAAGGAATGGGGTCATTGGTTTTTCAGGAGTTAAGAGAGAGAAGAGCTTTAGCATACAGAGTAAGTGGAGGATGTCGAAATGGAATTTTTGGGAATAACGAAGAGTTTCATGGGGTTGTTGGCTGTCAATCTGATAAAACAATAGAAGCCTTAAACGTTTATATGGGATTAATTAACGAATTGCCCCTTAAGTCAGAACGAATAGAAACGATTAAAAGTGGAATCATTCAAAGTAGCATGGCTTCAAGACCAGGTTTTAGGAATATAAGTAATCAAATTGAACGATGGAAAGAACAAGGATATACTCAAGATCCTAATTATATTTTTAGAAATAAAATTCGTCAATTAACTTTTGAAGAAATGATTGCTTTTTATGAGACCTATATAAAAGGAAAACCAATAAACATTTCAATTGTTGGGGATAAAAAAAGGATTAATTTTAAAGAATTAGCTAATTTTGGGGAAATTATAGAGCTAAAAACAACAGATATTTTTGTCGAATAA